From one Humulus lupulus chromosome 8, drHumLupu1.1, whole genome shotgun sequence genomic stretch:
- the LOC133795318 gene encoding uncharacterized protein LOC133795318, with protein sequence MDSPNSPNPYDNMSLEDIIIAECTDDHDDQYFKALMDGGSSTRQGRKRAHIDRGHVEGHQRLFDDYFSDEPVYTEYQFRRRFRMRRHVFLRIVQALENHSEYFHTRFDGVGRRGLSPLQKCTAAMRMLAYGAPADYVDEYVRIGETTAIECLVNFVRGVNDIFGTEYLRRPNAGDIRRLLQIGEVRGFPGMLGSIDCMHWEWKNCPVAWKGQFTRGDHGRPTIMLKAIASQDLWIWHAFFGVPGSNNDLNVLNQSPLFTEILQGQAPRVEFTINGTQYNKGYYLADGIYPEWGTFVKTIPLPQGEKIKLFAQCQEAVRKDVERAFGVLQSRFAIVRGPARFWQRDVLKDIMYACIILHNIIVEDERDAYESLVDFNYDDGPTNTPTVEVLHRPISDFPTMLQRNAEIRDRNIHRNLQADLVEHIWSKFGNNFN encoded by the coding sequence ATGGATTCGCCAAATTCTCCGAATCCATACGACAATATGAGTCTAGAGGATATCATAATTGCAGAGTGTACTGACGATCATGATGATCAATATTTCAAAGCGCTCATGGATGGAGGTAGCTCAACAAGACAAGGAAGAAAGAGAGCCCACATTGATAGAGGCCATGTAGAAGGACACCAACGTTTGTTCGATGACTACTTTTCTGATGAACCGGTGTATACAGAATATCAATTTCGAAGAAGATTTAGAATGCGTAGACATGTATTCCTACGCATAGTGCAAGCTCTAGAAAATCATTCAGAGTATTTTCATACGAGGTTTGATGGAGTCGGTAGAAGGGGGCTTTCGCCATTACAAAAGTGCACCGCTGCTATGCGAATGTTGGCATATGGAGCGCCTGCCGattatgttgatgagtatgttcgaATTGGTGAAACTACTGCTATTGAATGTCTAGTCAATTTCGTTCGAGGAGTGAATGATATTTTTGGGACCGAATATTTAAGACGACCCAATGCTGGGGACATTCGTCGCTTACTTCAAATAGGGGAGGTGCGTGGTTTTCCTGGCATGTTGGGAAGCATTGATTGTATGCACTGGGAATGGAAAAATTGCCCAGTTGCATGGAAAGGACAATTCACGCGAGGTGATCACGGCAGGCCAACAATCATGCTCAAAGCAATTGCATCACAAGATCTCTGGATATGGCATGCATTTTTTGGTGTTCCGGGATCCAATAATGATCTGAACGTGTTAAATCAATCCCCATTATTCACTGAAATCTTACAAGGGCAAGCTCCAAGAGTTGAGTTTACAATAAATGGCACACAATACAACAAGGGGTACTATCTAGCAGATGGTATCTATCCAGAGTGGGGTACATTTGTTAAAACTATCCCACTACCTCaaggagagaaaataaaattatttgctcAATGCCAAGAAGCAGTACGTAAAGATGTTGAGCGAGCATTTGGAGTACTTCAATCTCGTTTTGCTATTGTACGAGGACCTGCACGTTTTTGGCAAAGAGATGTTCTCAAAGATATTATGTATGCATGTATCATATTGCACAATATTATTGTCGAGGATGAAAGAGATGCATATGAGAGTTTGGttgattttaattatgatgaTGGCCCTACAAACACCCCAACAGTTGAAGTATTGCATAGACCTATTTCCGACTTCCCGACAATGCTGCAAAGAAATGCTGAAATTCGTGATAGAAATATTCATCGCAATCTTCAAGCAGACTTGGTGGAACACATATGGTCAAAATTTGGaaataattttaattag